One window of the Deinococcus depolymerans genome contains the following:
- a CDS encoding dihydrofolate reductase family protein yields MAGGPGAVFRVFIAASLDGFIARPGGELDWLPGASPDGVPAPAGEDHGFLAFLSGVQVVVMGRGTFETVRDFRPWPYAGKTTVVLSRSLGPADLPADRPDLRVHPGPVERLAAELGARPAGDAPTGVYVDGGQTVQAFLRAGLIDELTVTRVPVLLGRGRPLFGPLDADSHWEHVTTCAFPSGLVQSTYRRAP; encoded by the coding sequence ATGGCCGGCGGGCCGGGCGCGGTCTTCCGGGTGTTCATCGCCGCGAGTCTCGACGGGTTCATCGCGCGGCCCGGCGGGGAACTCGACTGGCTGCCCGGCGCGTCCCCGGACGGCGTGCCGGCCCCGGCGGGCGAGGATCACGGGTTCCTGGCGTTCCTGTCGGGCGTGCAGGTGGTCGTGATGGGCCGCGGAACCTTCGAGACGGTGCGTGACTTCAGGCCCTGGCCGTACGCCGGGAAGACCACGGTGGTCCTGAGCCGCTCCCTGGGTCCGGCCGACCTGCCCGCCGACCGGCCGGACCTGCGCGTTCATCCCGGCCCGGTCGAGCGGCTGGCCGCCGAGCTGGGCGCGCGCCCGGCAGGTGACGCGCCCACCGGCGTGTATGTCGATGGTGGGCAGACCGTTCAGGCGTTCCTGCGGGCCGGTCTGATTGACGAACTGACCGTCACGCGCGTGCCGGTGCTGCTGGGGCGGGGCCGGCCGCTGTTCGGCCCGCTGGACGCGGACAGCCACTGGGAGCACGTGACCACGTGCGCCTTCCCGAGCGGACTGGTGCAGAGCACCTACCGCCGCGCGCCCTGA